The genomic interval aaaatatttagaaatattgtaTAAGGCACAGTACATTTTCCTGGCCCAAGGGCTGACTCGAACCGTGGACAGGGACCTCGAGAGCTCTCCATCCTTTGACTATGTCTCTGCAGTGTGAGCTGCTCATCATACAGGGCCATGATGAGGCATCGTTCCAGGGGACACCATTCACACTCAGTTCCTTGAGATGGATGGCTTGGAGAAGTTGTAGGGTCCCTCCAGGACTCCTAGAGCCAGGCCAGTGTGGTGCAGACAGACACTGGTCCTTgccagcctctccctcctctgactCGTTGGCACTCAATGTCCCACCCAGTCTGCAGAGTAGCACGAGCCAAATGAAATGCAAACTCTTTATGAACAAAGATCACACTTTCTGTCTTTTCGAACCATTAGagcacctgagcacctttcacaCTGTGTTAATACCCAGTACCTATCTGTGTGTTGACAAATTTGGCACAGATGTAATTCTGAATTTGTGGCTGTTGTGGGTAGCATGTGGGCTAACACTTCAGGATACAGAAGAAAGCTCTgccagaaacacaaagaaagaggACTATgtagggaagaaagaggaatatACAGAGGCCAGACCCAAATTTATCTACCAACAAAAAATTAGCCATCTCCGGTCTTGCTTGTCAGCACATGCTAGCAGCCAGAAATAGCCTCAGGGGGCTGCTTTCATGGTGTCATGAAGAGTatcttattttgggggtgcctgggtggctcagttgatgaagtgtctgtcttcagctcaggtcatgatctcagggtcctgggatcaagccctgtgtggggcttcctgctcagcaaggagcctgcttctccctctcctccctgcttatgctctttcgctatctctctctgtctctctctctcaaataaataaataaaatttttaaaagcttatttttaattttctcaccaGTAAAATGGAATCATCCAAGTGTACTCACCATCTCCTAGAGAgaccaaagagaaggaagaatgtaCAAACCTCTTTATAAAGTACATTTCAAATCAGAGATTATTAGGTGTGTTGAAGCTGAGTGCATTGTTAGGTGGCTAAAGTGTATCAAGGGAAAACTTCCTCAGTCGTTAATCTGTGACCGGATTGGACTATCTATATTTAACCTGgggattatttaatttaatagttACCTTGGGGACTACCTGCAGTCCTTGTAATTTGTCCTGTggaataaaataatccattttcaCTTGTGTTTACCCTTCACTTTTCAAGGCTACTTAGttggggttgggttttttttcctcctgttttaaTAGTCCTAGAACCCCCAATAAAAGGAAGTTGAACAAACAGTTTGAGAACAGAGGAGTGAGTACAAACACACAAATCACAAGGTGGTCCGGCTGGAAAGAGCCTTGAGACAACTGAATCCAGCCctctccttttacagatgaagccaCCAAGACCCAAAATGGTTGGGTGACATCCCCAAGAATATGGCGAGCAAGAGCGTCTCTGCCTGCCTGATCCCCAGGGCTCGCTCTactctccctcagctccttccAGCATCTGCAACCACACTCCTGAGGGGCCTAATCCTGGAGGATGAGGGGCTCAGAGCCTCAGACTCTAGAATGCTGGGCATCTGCTAAGTACCAAGAGAAGGAGTACTGGGGACAGAACAGGGAACAAGGGTCCGGCTGCCGGCTTCTGACCTTGGAGTTTGGCAAGACGgtgacctagaaaaaaaaaataatggatgaGCGTGACACTTTCAGAGACTGATAAGTACTAAAAAGTAAACCAGAATGGTGCAAAAGGGTAAGGAGGAGGGGGCCACTTTGGGGAGGGAGTCAGGGAATCACTCTGCCATCCCCTGACTGGTGGGCGGGAGCACATGGAGAACCTGGGAGAGAGACCGGTAAGCCCCTAGCGTTGGTTTGAACATTACCAATGTTGGGAAATTCCCTACCTTGAAAGGCCAGCTGGGCTTGTTAAAAAGCTCTTTCCTGAAATGAGCTGAAATCTACCTCCCTGGGAGGAGCCACTCGTTCTCCGAGTGTGGCGGAAACTGGTCGGCTAACGATGTGCAGCAGCGTGTTCAAATGTAAAGCAGAATCCTAAAATAAGACAGTTGttgcaatgtttttattttaaatggtgtGTTTGggaaaatacaacataccaaggAGATGACTTACATGTTCTCATTCAACCTCCAGTTCATAAAAGTGCTTCAAACCACCACTTCAAAGGAGGTTCAGACAATCAACTTCTAGAGTGCCAGACCCGTCCACGTGAGTCACCTGACATCATTCACACGCCACAGCAACTCCCTTCTGTCTAGAACTCTCTCTGGGGCTTTTGAGGGTCAAGGGCCGACAGTGCTGGCTCCATTGTCCCATCACTTGGCATGGCGAAGGAAGTTTGGCTCTGTGCATTTTGCTTTCTAAGATATTCACGGAATCACAAAACTAAGAACTCAAATGGTCCAACTCCCTTATTTCAAAGACAAGGCAATGAAAGGCTGGAAATAAGAAGTGGCCACTCAGGTTCATCAGCAAATGATGGCCAGGGTGGGACTtgtcccctccagccccccagcCGGGCGTGGCACAATTGGGCAGTGGTACTAATACACAATCCCAGGTCCGCTTTCATGCTGGCGTGGACTTCCAATCCTCTGGTGATTTTTAACATTGAGtttaagaagagaaaacccaACTCCCTAACCCCCTCCGCATAAGGACCTGCAGTCCAGGAATCCTCATGAACATCTGATGAGGCACCGGAGAGGCCAGGCCCCCTATTCGGCTTTGATGTGCATCATTCAGTTCACGAGGGGCCGTCCACCCATCCACCGTGCAGGGAGACTCGGCTCCAGCTCTAGACCAAACCCAAAgctgcaggagagaaggaaaagaagcagaggCAAGGACAACacagaaaccaaaaatattttggcttttgcTTGAGTCCAAACCAACTGCCTGGCTGCCCACAGTGCCTCAGGGCACTCCAGGCTGGGCGGTAAAATGGTCAGGAACACAGGAAGAAAGCGGCCTGCGGAAACAAGGCCTTTTGGAGCCAATCCGTGAagagccctgagccctgccctcctggcccccaccccaATCTGCCGGGAGGGCGCGGGCGCTGGTGAGCAGGGCTTCCTTCCCTTGCCCTCACCGGCTGCAGGGACTGGCTGCAGCTCAAGAACCTACCGTTTTCCCCATCTGAGCCCTGCATTAGCAGGAATAAATGACTTTCTTGGGTGGATGGGGAATGCTGGATTGTGACTAAATGATTACAGGCACCAGCTCTCAGAAGAGAAAGCACCAGAGGATGGAACGGAACTCCAGCAACCAGCCACTGCCTTCTAGGCAGGTCCCAGGTCCCACCCCCAGGTCCCACGTTCAGGTGGACAGTGAGGCCGCTTAGAGTCATCACCTTAGCCCTGAGGAGGCTCCAGGAGGAGCCAGGATTCCCCCATCACTCATTAGGCAGGACGACACCCCCCCTCTCTGAGCGGTGAAatagccaccccccacccccgccaccatcAGGCTGCACCACTGCCGACATGGGCACTTGGTTTTCAAGACAGCTGCTTCACCTGAGGGTGATCCCAGGGCACTCCCCGCCTCTATATTGTACCTCAGTTACCCCATTtataaaagaggcagaaaataagCCCACTCTCAGCTCCCCACCCTGACTCCCTGGGCTGTGGAGAGAGTAACCACATGAGATGGGCAACGTCTCAAGAAAGGACAGGCTGAGGGGAGACATTATCTTCCATGCCTGTGGGTCCCCAGGGGAGAGTGAATATTAGAACCCAGATCTAATATCTAATGTCTATCTCTGCATTGGAGTGTGGAGGCTGAGAGCTTGTGTGGTGGGGTAGAGGCCAGTTGCAGCTCAGTCACGTACGGAATGCTGACATCTTCCTGAGCCCGGctttccccatctggaaaatgggtctAATAATGGTGCTTGCTGATATATACTGTCAAGTGAGACCATGTGAGGGAGGGCCGAAACCAGCACTTGGGGTGCATAGTACGTCTCCACAAATCCTGAGCAGTGTTCTTATGTTTATTGTGTACATTTTGAAGAATCACTTACAACAGATATACCGCACATGAATTCAAGGCAGAACCTCTGGAAAGTGGGCCCCATCTGTAAGGTGCACCCAGTTATGACACGAAAACACATGTGGAGGAGGGGCTTTGTCCCTCCAGAGGGCCACAAGCTACTGCCACACTCTCAATGCCGCCTTTGTGCAGGGGCTTGCATCCGTAAAACTCCTTCCTCTTCACCGCATCTGATCCTCAGCACAGCCCTATAAAGTGGGCAGGGTGTCTCCAGACCCATGCttagaggaggaaaatgagtCCCAGAGAGgttgtgacttgcccaaggtcacacaatttgTATGTGCCTGAGCAGGGCTCCACATTCAGGCCTTGCCGGACAGGGCTACGATGAGAGGAAGGCAAGTGAGGTGCCAGGAGTGTCAGCTTTAAGGAGGCGCTCACCTGGACCACCCTGAGTGAACTTCTGACATTCTGTCCAGCTGCCTGAGCCCACCACGCCTTGGGCCCTTCCCAGAGCACCGAGAACCTGCCCTTGGAGAACCTGCCGCCAGAGGTTCAGGGGGACAGATCTGTTGGCCGAGCTGGGTAGGTCCCTCAAGCAGGACCCAAGAACATTCTCCCAAAGCCTTAATACTGGAACCAAGTCCCCAAAGAGTGGAATGGAACTGAGGTCAAAGGTGGTGCCCTGATGGCCACGTGAGGCTTCCAGGCACCCTTGAGCCTGAGGGCCAGGGAAGACCGGCTGGGCCAGGCAGGCCCCTCAGAGGCCTCACAGCCCCCATCAGCCTTAGGGAGAGATGGGCCTGGACAAGCAGGCCACTGGGTGAATCCCAGGACAGGGAGGCCGGCCTGCCCAGCcatgctcttctctctccagcccctctgACAGAGCTCAGCCAGGCTCCAACttggcctccctcctcctcacacaAAGTGTGGGAGGTACCAGCTAGCCACAGGAGATTAATTTTGAATATGCGGTGTGAGAAACTCATTCTTAAATGCCGATGATTATATTTactaattaaactttttaaatttactcattCACGTGCTTGCGTCTGGATGACTGTGTATCGAGCTTTTCTCAGGAAGGGATACCTGTGCCCTGAGGGGCGTCCGGGGTAGCAGGCAGGTGTGTGGGCTTAACAGCCCATGTGTCCGAGTCCAAATCCCACTTCACGCAGGCAAGTTGCTCAACTGCTCCAAAACCCATTCCCTCCTTCtatgaaaaggaaacaggaaCCAGACTAATGTCCTCAGGTTGGGGCTATTACAAAACCCAGCCGTGACAGACTGAGTGCCTGTAATGGGCCAGgtgttcatttcatttctttttttttttttcatttttttggtgaatttcACTTTTCCTGAATCTGTAGGAACACTTACAGCAATGCTATAGGTATTTACATTTACGTGTGACATATACACAGTGAAGTGTGTAGATCTTCAATCTTCAGCACACAGCTCCTTGAACTCCGGTGTGCATGCGGTCTACCTTCTAATGGAATCTCCGCCATTGTCGATCACTGTCACCTGCTTATGACTTCATATAAATGGGTTTACACCACATGCCCTCTTTTGGACTAACTTCTTTCTCTTACCCTTAtgggatttttacattttttttaataagaaattttctttaattatttttgagggggagagagagagagcgcgcaagcagagggagggggacaagcaattaagacacagggcttgatcccaagaccttgagatggtgacctgagcctaaacccagagttggatgcttaactgactgagctacccaggtgccccccaacttaACTTTATGTTTTTGTCATTCATGTTTGTTGCTGTGTTTATGAGTGGTTTGTTTTTTATGCGGCTATAAAGTATTCTGTTGTGTGACTACACCGCAGCTCACCTGTTGAACTGGATGTTATTACCATCATCTCATTGTCCTCATCCCATCTTGCAAATGAGGAAGCTGGGTCTCTAAGCTGCTTGCTCTGTTTTTAACCAGAGGTCACAGAGTGAGGTTGACTctgagcagggatttgaacccatggcCCTCTGACACCAAAACCAGCTCCTCACAgagggggtgggcagcagagccTCCCGTCCCCCTACAGCACAGGGGTTGGTAGACTTGAACTCGGTCCCATGTGGTCATGAGCTCCTTCTCCCTGAGGTATAAGTGGGAGTCAGGGGGCAGCTACATGACTGGCCCCAGGTGGTGAGAAAATTGCCTCAGATTTGGCCATTGccaatatttattttcactgtgcCTCGAGCTGATGGTGCAGGTACGGTTGTCACTCCTAGCTCTGTCCCTTGAGACCTGGCCCTCGCCAACATGTCAGAATAACTGCAAACAGGCTAAATGTGGTGGAAGCATCCTCATCCCCTGACCAGCAGCTGGCTGTCACGGGCAGGAGGGAACCTGGCCTGGCATGGGGACAGCCCTGCCCTGGCTGCTCAGAGACTAGATTCCCACGACAGTAACTCAGATGTCACCCTTTGTGACTCCTCCAAAAGCATTGTAGGCCCTTAGGCCAGAAGGTTTTCTGTAATTCAAGCTTTACCCACCAAAACATGGGTCAATGCAGGGACTTCTAGTGCTGCCTTGACCTCAAGAAAAGGCCAAGGTTTTGTCCTGTTTCCCAACTCTCGGGGTCCCTGCTTGTGCCCAGCAGACCAGAAACTGGCCTGAGAAGGCCCATCCGCAAGGCAGCCAGGGAGGTGAGGAGCCTGGGTagtctcccctgccccctccccttctgaATTCAGGTGCTGTTTCAGGCAGTCCAGCCAGACGTGATTAAATGGTCGGCTACGTGCAGGGGAGTGAGATCCCAGGGGAAGAAGGGCACAGGGCCAACTCCCCAGGTGGCCCTGGGGCACCCTTTGCTCTGTTGATCATTAACAGAAGCCACCCcatggcaggcagagaaggggaaagtcCAAGGGGGtggcctgcccctcctcccaggcaTTGTCCTCCAAACATGCCAATCCCAGGCCGCGTGCGACATGAGATCATGACACCGAAGGGGTGTGCGCAGAGTCATCTAATCTGACTGGATGCTTCTTGTGCCCCTACAGAGTCTCCAGGGGCCCGGGGAGATGGGAATTGACACTGGTCGATTTGCagttactatgtgccagggactgtgcCAAACGTACTCAGAACGGCGGGCGGTGACATAGTGAAAGGCAAGCAGGGAGCTGGCCTGCCTGTGTTCAGATCCCAACGCTGCGAGTTGTGTGACCAACTGGTGAACTTCTCTGCACCCCAATTTCTCCATATGGAAAATGAGAGACGCGCCTCCTCCATGGGGTCCTGTGAGCACCTAGTGAGCTCACACACATGAAATTCTCAGACTACCTGACATTTATGAAGAGCTGTCCCTGCTACTTGATCCTGCTGACTTGTCCCTGTTCACTTGATCATCAGTCACTTCTGAGGCACAGATGAGAAATCCAAGGTTGAGTCACCCGCCCGAGGCACAGCTGACACCAAGGGAGgttggattcaaacccaggttaaAGGTCTCCATCTCCTCTGGTCCTCCATGCCATGGAAACTTCCTCCTGCCATgactctctctgcccccttgGCAACCAGGGCTTCATGATCCAATGAGCTGTAAAACCTCTCTCATgtctgctccctgctctctcaaAGGCCCTCCTCTCACCAGAATGCTGATGAGCTGCGTttaccccccaacctcccccctgAAAATGAGGCTTCCTGGCCCAGAGAAGTAAGTCATTGCTCAGCAGCCTTTTGCTGCTCCAAGGGAAGACCTGTACCCAAGCATCAGACCATGGGTTGCCAGGTCAACAGCCATGGAGGCCCTGCCCTGATGTGGGCCCCCAAACAAGAAATGCCCCAAAGTTGGGGACGGTAGGTGGGGAGGTAGTCCTTGTGCTCAAAGAACTTTGCTGACAAAGGCAGACTGGCCTTTCCTGCTCCACTTCCCTTGGCAAAGGCCTTACCTCCAGCCACCCCTACCTGGCTCCGGTCCTCCCCGCTGTGGAGGAGCTCAGGGATGGAGGTCTCATGCCAGCTTTGGGCTCACACCTTCCTGGACCCCCACCAGCCTACAGCACAGACTTGTTGCCAAGGCCCCTCCATCTTCTAACAGCCTGGAAGAAAGGGCCCAAAGTGTTCCTGATAGTTCCTTTCCCACATAGATTTGACCctatctcctcctctcccttaaAGACCTAGATGgcaaaaaaaatccaacattgTGGTGATAACCATGTATAGGCCTGAGCAGCTGCAATCCCAGACTGTGTGTTTCCCACAGAGACGCTTAGGTGGGGTAAAGGGTCAAGGCTTGGGAATGGGGAGCTTCCCAAGGCCCTGGGAGCCTCCCCTTTCCTGTACAGGCAATCCTTACTCTCCAGGAGTCAATGCTTCTACCACTGGTATCACTCAAGGGACCGACTCCAACAGAAGCCATTCTGGGGAGGTTGGTGGGTATTCTTTGCCCCCGGAAACCCAACCAGTGTCATCATGagctgaagaaatagaaatatgtcTGCCATAGGCTCATCTATGCTTCCCTGGAATGAGTTCAAGGTAAACAATTAAATcaccacccaacacacacacacacacacacacacacacacacacccctcattcCCTCCTTGAGGGACAAGCAGCCTAGATTCACTCTAGTCCCAAGGAGGGCTGCTTTCCCCCTACCTCCACCAGCATCCCGGGCCCTAGGAAAGGTAACTGACCTTTTTTCTCCCTCATGCATCTGCTCCGCAGCAGGAGCCTGCTCACCAGGAAAGCAAAAGTGGACAGGGTAGGTTAGGTCATCCCAAGCCTCAAGGACAGCCCAGCCAATGTCTGCAACAGACCCAACTGCCTTTGGGAGAGGCCTGGTGGGATCAAAGTGGAAATTCCACTTACTTTGCCCCAACCCCACCACTTACTGAGTGCAAGGAACCAAAGGCTGCCTCCAAAAGCAAAATCCATCCCTGCCTCTCCAAAAAGAACTGCTCTTAAGAACCAGACTCAGGGTCTTTGTTAGGATCCAGCCCAGCTGGCAGGCAAAACATCCGCTTCAAAGTGGTCCTCTGGCCTTGGCTGCAGTGCTTCTAGCCAAGGAGCCCTTGCTCTCCCCAAGATGACAAGCCACCTATTCTGTACAGCATCAGGGGTATAGCAAGACTCAGGTGGTGGGAACTCCTGAAGACTTCCTGTTATGATTGATGGGTTTAACAGCCACTTCCCCCTCCAAATACAGAATTGCATGTCAGCTCCTGGGAGAACCACCATCCCCAGGCCTCTGCTTTGGGCCCCCGACCATCTCACATGCTCCTCTCCAAGCCCACAGTACTTCCTCatgcccgcccccccaccccccccacccccccccacccccataggTGTTGAGAGCCTTGAGTTTCAGGTCAATTTCATGTGGTGGAAGTGAGCCTAGAGGACTcaaaagaactcaaacacaaacTGGCTGGAGTCCCATGTGCTAGGTTCCCCCTGCACCATTTTGGCACTCCAGGCACCACCCAAGGAATGAAGACCACAGCGTGGGCCTCAAGCTTTTCTGAGGCCCTCCAAAGCAACCCACCAAGGCTGGTCCCTGTCAAGAACCAATACACCAGGAGGCTAACAGAGAAATCTGGGCTCCTTTGCAATAAATTTCCATCCCATCCCCTCTCTGCTGAAACTCCCCGCATCAACAGGCATAGGTTGAGtgctgaggaggaagaaaaaaagcaaccagGGGCCCTCCTCCTCCGGAGCACCTGCATCCCATACATAGGACAAACCTACAGACAGAGTAAAACCAGCTTCACCATTCGTGTTTCTTGAAAAAAAACGgggtttattgatttttaaactgCAAATAGTCGttacaaaaagtttttttttcttttaaataaattcacacaaagaaagaaatagaaagcgaCGGTAGTGACCAGCAAGAGGAATAATAATTACATTCATCTTAATGTGTGTGCCAGTTCTGTTTGCATTAACCTTGGAAACTCCAAACCTGGAATCCAGAACCTCAAATCTGCAGTCGGAATGTCTTGAGATGGGCACGTGGAAGtcaaagggtttcttttttttttttttttcccttttagaagCCATACCTAAAAGTTGTTTTCCTTCTGTACTGTCACAGAACTTTGACATACATTCTCAGTCCTAGCTGTGAAAAGGcctaaagaagaagaaactcaatTTGCAGTCCAACACAAAGGGgggaaatttctaaaataaataatccaacagttttttgcatttttttaaattaatttttcatttttttaaaataaaataaccaaaaaaagtGTAAAGTTACAAAAAAATGTCGTTGaagaataatatattaaaactgtggaaaaaaaaggaaaaagacacgtcacaaaattttaagattaatatGAAGATCATAATTtaacataaaagaatatattctatGGATTTGTCATCCCgataaatatgaacaaaattaacaaaaaaaaagcatagtTTTGGCAATAAATACGTTTTGATAAGTTAAATAAGCTTTTTTATATTGATGTGCAGTGACAAGCAAAATTTTTGCTCTCCAATTTCTGAAAGTTATATGAAGTTTAAAACCCAGGGAAAAAAGCATGGCGTGAGTGCTCTAAGGATAGACCTACGGTATTCTAGAGCAAAAACCATTAAAGCTACTTCTACAGGAAATCGTTTTACACAGATATTGTATGTGGAATGAATACCATTAACTGCTCACCCCTTACATGTTTTTTtagcttttctctcatttttttgttattttttttgtttaaagatgtcACATATGAACTGGGGAACTTTAGCACCAAAATCAAGTCTCTCATAGTCCATCTAGcttccccatcctccccacttaaaaaaaaaaaaaaagaaaataaaaaagaaaaaaattaaatcacaaagtCCCACTTATATCACAATCTTCATCCACtttttcagtcttccttcctgTAGACCTACACGAACCCAGGCAAGATTAGTCAACAGAGGTTCAGGTCGGGAAGAAAAAGGTTTTGAATGTCAAGATAGGTTTCCCCAAAAACCCGAGTCTGGCAACAACTCTCCCGAAAGGGGTGTGGGGgtcatggggagagggaggaggaagtgtgTGGGAGGCTGAAGTAAGGGAAGGTGCAGTTGGGCCGCCAGTGGAGGGAGCTGCTGGTTctgggtcccctccccctccccatgggCAGAGGCTCCGGGAGGCCCACGGGTGCCCTCTGGCGCTGAAGAGGTAATGTAGTCACAGTGACAAAGTTAGATTACAAGGCACTAAATTGCTTCTGTAAACTGttactgctttttcttttgtgatttggCACTTAAGGCTTAAGCCGAGGGGGGAAAAGGCATCTACTGACAAATATGGGACTTGTCTGTTATGCGTGGTAAGTGGGCTATAAAATCGAGGAGAGGGGGGTTTCAAGCCAGAGGAAGCTACTGACAAATTGACTTGTCCTTATGTTAGGGGGGAGggttaggggtgggggagggggcattcCAAGGTTCTGGGGGAAGGGGTTGAGCTTAACCTTGTTAATGCAGGGGTTGTAGGGAATCAGATGGGTAGGGAGGTGAGGGGAAGAAGGATGGGCGGGGTCGAGTAGGCAGGGGGTCCCTCCCTACCCTGGTTTAGTCATCTGAGATGGAAAGTCTGCTGAAAATGGGCAGGCGTCTTGAGTTGTCCAAGGTGGGGGAATCAGAGCCACTGTGGCTGCTGCTGGAGCTGCTCTGATAGCCCTCCTGGTCCGAGAGAGAATCCTGAGGGCTGGGGGGAGAGTCAAACATGTGAGGGGACTCGGACATGGGCCGGAAGAGGAAGGTGGTTGGGGAGCCACCCCCAGGCAGCCCCATGCTAGGGGCAAAGAGGCTTGCCAGCTCCTGGCTGGAGAAAGCAAAGGGGTTATTGGTGCCATCTGGCAGGGTGGGTGAGCCCAGGAGGTCATCGGCGCtcaggatggggggtggggtgatggacgTGGGGCTGTCCAGCAGCCCCGTGGCAGCGGCGGTGGCAGCGGCACTAGGAAACCCAGCAAAGCTAAAGCTATGCTGGAGGCGGGGACGGTCAGCGGAGAGGTCCCGGGCCCCGGCCAGGGCGCGGCGCTCCTCGGCGTTGTGGATGAAGTGGCAGCGGGGCCCATATGGGCAAAAGCCGATGGTGTGGAAGGTGCGGCACAGCTCCGTCTTGTACTTGGGGTGACGGGTCAGACTTCGGAGCTCGTGGATGCCATGAGCGAACTGGCACTTGTCCCCGTACTTACAGGCACCGTTCTCCTCGAAGGGACGGCACAGCTCCGTCTTGTAGCGGCTGGAGTTGACCTGGCCGCTCCCCGGCTGCTTCTGGGTGGGCAGCAGCCGCTCGCCCCCTTCTGAGAAAGAGCGGTCTCGGAAACGGCTGTCCCGAGAGCTCAGAGCTGGGGCTGGCTCGCCCTTGAGACTGCTGAGGAGCTGGTTCTGGTGGAACTTGGAGCTGGGCAGAGTGACCGAGTGCCTCCGGGGGAAGCCCCCGCCGGCAGGGGTGCCCACCGCC from Mustela erminea isolate mMusErm1 chromosome 5, mMusErm1.Pri, whole genome shotgun sequence carries:
- the ZFP36L1 gene encoding mRNA decay activator protein ZFP36L1 isoform X1, with translation MLSASQTPDLLALPGWGRQPNEDENSGNNLKLLLPRPTKSVLYKLGFARRGGESQKGEGRREQACGTPDRRAGGCAFPAPRPSRHTRSRPCPRASAQDDHHPHVRHHLRLERSFMQACFSSRPSCQGPRAAGLGCRDAEELKSNIKKGNKMLNYSTPSAGGCLLDRKAVGTPAGGGFPRRHSVTLPSSKFHQNQLLSSLKGEPAPALSSRDSRFRDRSFSEGGERLLPTQKQPGSGQVNSSRYKTELCRPFEENGACKYGDKCQFAHGIHELRSLTRHPKYKTELCRTFHTIGFCPYGPRCHFIHNAEERRALAGARDLSADRPRLQHSFSFAGFPSAAATAAATGLLDSPTSITPPPILSADDLLGSPTLPDGTNNPFAFSSQELASLFAPSMGLPGGGSPTTFLFRPMSESPHMFDSPPSPQDSLSDQEGYQSSSSSSHSGSDSPTLDNSRRLPIFSRLSISDD
- the ZFP36L1 gene encoding mRNA decay activator protein ZFP36L1 isoform X2; its protein translation is MTTTLMSATIFDLSEVLCKGNKMLNYSTPSAGGCLLDRKAVGTPAGGGFPRRHSVTLPSSKFHQNQLLSSLKGEPAPALSSRDSRFRDRSFSEGGERLLPTQKQPGSGQVNSSRYKTELCRPFEENGACKYGDKCQFAHGIHELRSLTRHPKYKTELCRTFHTIGFCPYGPRCHFIHNAEERRALAGARDLSADRPRLQHSFSFAGFPSAAATAAATGLLDSPTSITPPPILSADDLLGSPTLPDGTNNPFAFSSQELASLFAPSMGLPGGGSPTTFLFRPMSESPHMFDSPPSPQDSLSDQEGYQSSSSSSHSGSDSPTLDNSRRLPIFSRLSISDD
- the ZFP36L1 gene encoding mRNA decay activator protein ZFP36L1 isoform X3, producing the protein MLNYSTPSAGGCLLDRKAVGTPAGGGFPRRHSVTLPSSKFHQNQLLSSLKGEPAPALSSRDSRFRDRSFSEGGERLLPTQKQPGSGQVNSSRYKTELCRPFEENGACKYGDKCQFAHGIHELRSLTRHPKYKTELCRTFHTIGFCPYGPRCHFIHNAEERRALAGARDLSADRPRLQHSFSFAGFPSAAATAAATGLLDSPTSITPPPILSADDLLGSPTLPDGTNNPFAFSSQELASLFAPSMGLPGGGSPTTFLFRPMSESPHMFDSPPSPQDSLSDQEGYQSSSSSSHSGSDSPTLDNSRRLPIFSRLSISDD